The window CAATTGTGATTCAATGTGCTTTGTTCCTATTGGCTCGTTTTTTCATTTCAATTGACCAATGAGAAAGCTTGTTAGGACGTCGCGTCGCTGCCAACTTAATATTTATTGGCGCTAATTTTAAAATTCTGTATAGTTTCAAATTTATTTGAGGAGATTTTTGTCAATATTTTATCAAATAAAGTCTTTATATAGATAAATTTGCAATTCTAAGTCGTCTGATTTTAGAAATTCCTTTATAATTAGAATAAATTGTTAATTCTTCTCGAAACGAGTAAGCTGTCTGACAAACTGTATAAATACTAAAGTTACTAAGATTACTAGGACGAGATGCTATAGTATGCCAGAGTATTCGGGAGTGTGAATTACACTTTGGATGTAAAAGTCGAATTTCTGATGCAATATTCGTTAATAAGACGTGCATGCACTGTATAGGTAGTAGAAACGAGGAATCCGAGGCCTGTGTAATTAAAATGCTCGTTCGTGTTTAGAAATTCAGCAAATTGATAAGTTTGTCGGTGGCACCAAACATTTAGAGAGATATTCAAAATGACTGAGGAGGACTCGGTACGTACGAATATTGCAATGTGGTTTTGAAGGTATCATGTCGTTATCGGTAAAGCATGGGAGCGTGGTCATCTTGACATACTTTTCGATTTTTTGACAACACCTTGTTACCTCCAAATGAGAAAATGAAACATCTGtccctgtaaaacgaatatttcgtAACAGAATTATGAGGGAATACAAATAATACGGCTTTAGGGATTCCAACCTCAAAGCCATGTGGATGTAGTAAATGTACTTTTTAAACAATCTGAAATAGCAATGATCAACTGCTCTGAAAAGTGGTCACGCCTTTTCCTTTgacatttaataaaattttatttccttTTCCTTTTCAACATAAACAGTTTATTTTCTTAACTACAATATGTGATACTTGCATTTAgtccaaaaaataaaataattttttatacatttGATGTAATATTTTTTTGGAGCACTATATGCAAAATTCTTGTGACACTTAATAAAGTAAAATTTAATGAATATCTAGGTGTTCGATCCTACCTTGAAGAAgaacaaaaaaaagaagaaaacgacCTTTGATCTGGATGCTGCATTTAATGATGGGGGTAACACTGGTGACACGATAGAATCAACTGGTGATAAAGAAAATCAAGAGCCAGATCCTCTAGCTACAGCCGAAGATGATGAGACATTGGATTTGGAGACTTCTGgaaggaagaaaaagaagaagaaaaaagcaTTTAATTTAGATGAGCTTGATGCAGCCTTGCCAGATACAAAGAAAGAGGTGCAAAGCAGTCTTTTTGTTTGGAATTTGTTAATGAAGTTTATTCAAGTCCatgtattaatatatttaattacGTATTAATGTTAAAAGGATGTTGTTGAACAACAAACAGAAGAGGTTGCTGTGGATGATACCTTTGATTTGGATATGGACTTTTCCAAaacgaaaaagaagaaaaagaaaaagaaggatcTTGATGAATTAGTGGCAGAAGAAGAACGTAAAGAAACAGAGGATAAAGAAATTATAGGAATTGGTAAATATcatatattaaatgaatattattgttttgAGTAACTAGTTGTTTATGTTACTCGTTATTTGTTAACATGCTGCACTGAATCTGAGCGAAGTGCAGAGTATGGTAAGGAATATACATTATTTCTGCACTTTCACTTATGGTATTTCTGCTCCATATAAGTAATCTATTCTGttaataaaacaataaaatGATTGTATCTCACTGGTTTTAATGCAAACAAAAATCAGAATTTCCAAGTATAAAATAATTCACATTATTAGAAGTAACTGGAAACAATATTTAAAGAATCATACCTGTAACTTGTTTTGAAAATAActgactattttatttctattataattcTAGTAGAGGAAACGAATTTATGGGTTGGATCGGATAGAGATTACACATATGATGAACTATTGGTAAGAGTATTCAACATTATGAGGGAAAAGAACCCTGATATGGTTGCTGGAAAGAAACAAAAGTTTGTTATGCGTCCTCCTCAAGTAGTACGTATAGGAACCAAAAAGACATCTTTTGCTAACTTTGCAGAAGTAAGTATCTCATTAATATTCGTATTATATTAAATTACAAGTCTCTTATTTCAATTCTTTTACTTGCAGATATGTAGAACACTTCATAGGCAACCAAAACATTTACTTGACTTTTTACTGGCTGAGTTAGGAACAAGCGGTTCTGTCGATGGAAATAGTCAACTTATTATTAAAGGCCGTTTTCAACAGAAACAAATAGAAAATGTTCTTAGGAGATACATTAAAGAATATGTTACCTGTCACACTTGTCGTTCGCCAGATACCATTCTTCAGAAAGATACTCGACTATTTTTCCTACAGTGCGAAACCTGTGGCTCAAGATGTTCAGTAGCTAGCATAAAATCTGGCTTTCAGGTAactaattttaatttcaatgtTTTTGAATTCAGTATTCATATTCCCAAGAATTTGTGTAAtaatgaattattcattttcaggCTGTTACAGGGAAACGTGCTGCGATTCGAGCAAAAACTGCCTAAAGAACTTTTCATACAACTCATCTATCAATTTTGTAGCATAATTTTCAAATTGACAGAGATTTTTTGTGTTAGAATACAGTTTTTACTATACCTATTGTAACGGCGTGCAATCCGAACATCTTTTTACTCGTACGAAGTGAGCATCGTCAGTTTCAGAATGTGATTGTGAAATTTACGAGGTATAATTCTTTTTACTATCAATATGGAAAAAAGTTTTACAGTAAATTATGTCTCAAAATAATCCTCTTGATCTCTCATAGCACGTTTTTAGTATATGTTATTCCTCTAACTTTCAGTTCATTAGTTTTGATTTCGAAATTTTTTACATACTATTCATTCATAAATGTACAAAGAAGCTGTTAGAAATCTGTTTGAATTTTAACTTTTCGTACATCttgattttcaaaaaattgcaTGATCCGTAAATATTGTTTAAATAATAACGATAAAACAATAGTACGGTAATATGATATGCATTGCTTATCCATTTGTCTACCATTGTGACATGAAAATTCTGTATAAAGAACTATGGATTGAGTGTAAAATGGTATGGATTACCAGTTGTTAACAATAGATTTAAGCAGGTAATAATAATTTGTTATATCATTTTCTGTATACAAAGAAATTGTAACATTAAATTCGAGTACATTATTATGTATGGCGGAAAGTATTATTCCTGTAAACTAATTATGTTTTCAAAGAACTGTCATTGTGAAGCATCACGATCTTCTTTCGAGTAATCAACGATAACGTTTCATAGCTAATTTATTCAATTGTATTTACTAGGTAATAAATCTATCTTAAGAAGTTCCGTTACCATTCTTCTTCTGTTCTACTTaaacagaaacataaaaaatacTCACATTTACTAAGATTTATGATAGTATTCTTTTAAGTGTTCACACTTTATTACGAGTCACAATATGTCGATATTTTGTACTTGAATCACTCGAATATCGAGTAATAATGAAGCATCAGTAAATCGTCAACTACGAAAACTGTGCAATTTTAATAACCATGTATGTATAATACATAGTAACATAAATatgttaaatttgaataaatttgtactatttatgtatttaaataataaaagtacGAATCTATTCATTAGCGAATATTCACTTATAGTCGATGCTATATGTAATTGGATCTTTATTTCTAAACAATATGCTATTTCTGATCTCTTAGTTCACTTATTTTGTTATTGATCATAACAGCAGTTTCTATAAAATTCTGAAATATAGGAATTGGCATATTTGGCATTGGGAAATCTGTAAACGGTACCCATATTCGTGATTGATCTTTTAACACTTTCAAATAGACTGGCTGTGAAAATACTACTCCCTTTGGAATACCAAAGGAACCTgcaaagaaaaatattaatactGACTCTATATCTACTTTGCGTagtcatttttatatttaccATCAGAAGCAATTCCTAGAGATATAATTTCATCTCCAATATTTCCGTGTTCCGTGTACCACAGTTTCAAAAGATCGCATATTGCTCTGCATGTTTGAAAATCTTCTGATCTACCAACTTGGTATTGAGAAAGTGCCTAAGATTATAAACACGAAAATTTATATTCTCTTGTGTAACATTATTAACGAAGAACTTACCTTGCGGCGAAAATGATCTTTATAAGGATTTTTGTCATGTGCCATGTAGAAAAACCATCTTAATTCAGAACGCTGAATCGCAAGTGGCAGAGCATTTTCATTTGCTTTTAAAGCTCTTTTATTTAGTTGATAAATATCGTGTTTTTGAATCATATGATGGACATCTACAAACTGATTGATTCCTATAATTATATTGAACTGATTAATAGATTTATAGTAGATAAATGAAATTTGATTCTTTTAATGCAACGACTAACCCAAATATCCCCAAACGGGAGGGCAACCAAAATTTCGTAAAGTGAGACCCAGTGAATTTACAAATGCATATATGAGTTCTAATCCATAATGAGAACTGACAGCTATAATGTTTGTTTTCGGTAACTTTTTAACAAGTTCATGCATAATATTAACATAAAAACACACGAGACCCATCGAACAGAAAATTACTTTCATATGTGAAGGTGCATACTGATTAATTTGTGTAGATAATTCTTCTATGGATGTGTAGTTACGTTGCAACCAACTGTCTGTTCCTTCATGGTCTTCTCTGAAAAAATATAGTTCAATATAATAACTTTAATTTACTTTTTTAGTAGATACTTAGGCTTCCTTTTTACCTTGATAAAGAATCAAGATGAATCAGTATATCGCAATCTTTTAATCCTTCGGATACATCTTCCAAAATATTTACTGCATTTAAACCTCCACCAATTGCTTTTGCATCTTTGAAAATTCTTTTCAACTTAAAATAGCATCCTGGCTCATCATATAAATTAATAACAGTACCATGAGTTAACCAGAGCTCTTTGAGCATTATTAATTGAGGAATTAAATCGAAACACATAGATCTTCCTGCTCCTAGTACTAGTATACGTCGATATTTTTCTGTTATACATGAGGATATACTTTTCAGTTCGTTCACCTCGTAAGCCTATATAAAAAAGTGGAATGTTATTAATTAATTGATTTTGAATAGACTTCGTTTAAGTTTTGATTTACATATAATAAGTCTTTCTGCAATGCATCAAGTTCCTCTTCAGATAGATGCGattcaatattataatattgacGCAGTAACTCCCAAAATTGGTGGCCACCTCCAATGTAAGTTACTTTAGCACGACTTATTCCTATTTCTTTCCATATTAGAGGAGATCTAGTATGATCCCAGCCATACATTTTGCAAGTCTTTTGCAACCATGACTGGAAAGTAAGTTCGTTAAGTACCTCCTATGTATAAGACGATTTAAACTTACTTTCCATTGTGCAGAATTTTTACAAACGCTCCTAAAATGAAAATTGGGCAATATTGTGGCTAAACTCTCGGCGACGTAACGTATGTGATTGAAAGTACGATCTTCTAAAAGACCAGCTATTACAATCACACATCTTTCTTCTGACATTTTTGTGCATTTAACAATTGAAAGATGTTTAATTGATTTACAATTTCTTCAGTCAATTTTGGAACATACACGATGATAAAATTtcgataatgtatattcgcattaaaaaaaataatttatttatttatatataatattacgTTTAACATATTAATTAAAACACATTATGTTTGTTCTTTATAGCTTATGTTTCTCAAGAATACTCGAACTATACATAAAACAAACTTCTTTGGGATAAATATAgcattttaatttattattaattaattacgaATACGAATTTTAAAAATAGTTTTAAATTAAGGGATTATTATAATGTAAGAAATTAAAAGCAATCATCATCGTCTGAGATTCCTGGTAAATCAATGGTGTAATACTGTCCCCAATCTACCCAAATCTTTTTCGCAGTCTTCCCCATTATTTTTCCATTCATTTTCCCAATCAATTTTTGGTAAATTAAATTCAACTGGTTCATGAGCTAGATGGGAAATTAGAAACTTTAAAGAATTTGTACATAATGTTTACAAATGAAGACTTATGTATAATTTAAGTTTAATACCTAATAACAGTTCCTTTTCTTCATCCTTAATttcattatgtttctttgtaccaAATAATGTTTCGTCATAAGCAATGATTTTTGTGTGCATGATATCTGCAAGAACAAATTATATAGCTTCTTTAGATCCTTAATTTTGTGTAAGACAATTCAAAAAGCTCATACCAAATTCATTCTGCATATCATAATATGGTGCCAAAATTTCTGGTTTAGGGTATGACTTTTTAACAAATACTTTTGGTGGTAATGGTTTCTTCCAAACATGTTCTTCAAGTGGTCTTTggtgttttatatttttcttatcTGTTATGGCTTCTTTCTGAGCTAAACCGCTTAGTTTAGAATGATGTTCATCCTGTAAAACCAATAACTAGAGTGTGATTGGCAATGTCACAGATTGTTTTTTAGAAATTGGTAACTATCTATACCTTTTTTGCGAGCTCTTTTGAAGGCGACACAGGATGGCCAACATAGTCTAATTGTGTCAATTTTAGCTTTATAGACTCTTGCTGCTTACTAGATCCATCTTGACTTAAGTTATTTAGGCGTGAAGTAGGTATATTCAAATCAGACTTGGTTCTGATGGATAATCCTTTAGGTCTCGCTTGACCAATAGCTTTTGCAGGAGTCATATTTACTCCAAGAGAAGTTTTTGATCTTGATAATGGCACAATTTGACCTGAAATAAAAAATCtcttaattttatataaaaatatcaaATCTCTATAGAACAAtgtgattttatttttatgtttattattatgactgtattcgtatttgatatcagatTTATTTGTTAAAAGTAGAATAAGTATAACAATAtttctaataacaattatatatttttagaaaatatgTGTAATAATAGAGAAATCGTAACCGAAAATTTCAGCTTGTACCTTTGTCAGGTTCTGTTATATCGccaaataaattaaatatgcTAGCCATTTTATGAGAACCTTGAATTAAAGGGTTCTTTTAAAGTATTCAACAACTTTTTCATACACAAACTATTAAGCACACCACGTGCGAATCTATTTTTTGAGGAATCGACGTCTTCGTTGTTTACTTCACGTTTCCAGTTTAATTTAAATCACAATACAATGTCAACTGATTGGAGAAAGTATGTTGGCAGCACTGATATATCAAATTCGTACGCTTTGCCGAATGATGATTAAGAAATGAAAAGTTAAAATAAAAGAGATTAAACGACACGTTAACTGCGAGTAATTTTGTTTAACTGCCCTCAAAATACTTAAATTGAAGTTAtcaaattataattattgtcgAATAGGTTTATCTCAGAAAATGTAGCAACTTGTCGGTTTCATAAAATCGAACATTG is drawn from Calliopsis andreniformis isolate RMS-2024a chromosome 1, iyCalAndr_principal, whole genome shotgun sequence and contains these coding sequences:
- the Eif2beta gene encoding eukaryotic translation initiation factor 2 subunit beta isoform X2, producing MTEEDSVFDPTLKKNKKKKKTTFDLDAAFNDGGNTGDTIESTGDKENQEPDPLATAEDDETLDLETSGRKKKKKKKAFNLDELDAALPDTKKEDVVEQQTEEVAVDDTFDLDMDFSKTKKKKKKKKDLDELVAEEERKETEDKEIIGIEETNLWVGSDRDYTYDELLVRVFNIMREKNPDMVAGKKQKFVMRPPQVVRIGTKKTSFANFAEICRTLHRQPKHLLDFLLAELGTSGSVDGNSQLIIKGRFQQKQIENVLRRYIKEYVTCHTCRSPDTILQKDTRLFFLQCETCGSRCSVASIKSGFQAVTGKRAAIRAKTA
- the LOC143178328 gene encoding uncharacterized protein LOC143178328, translated to MASIFNLFGDITEPDKGQIVPLSRSKTSLGVNMTPAKAIGQARPKGLSIRTKSDLNIPTSRLNNLSQDGSSKQQESIKLKLTQLDYVGHPVSPSKELAKKDEHHSKLSGLAQKEAITDKKNIKHQRPLEEHVWKKPLPPKVFVKKSYPKPEILAPYYDMQNEFDIMHTKIIAYDETLFGTKKHNEIKDEEKELLLAHEPVEFNLPKIDWENEWKNNGEDCEKDLGRLGTVLHH
- the Eif2beta gene encoding eukaryotic translation initiation factor 2 subunit beta isoform X1; translated protein: MTEEDSVFDPTLKKNKKKKKTTFDLDAAFNDGGNTGDTIESTGDKENQEPDPLATAEDDETLDLETSGRKKKKKKKAFNLDELDAALPDTKKEDVVEQQTEEVAVDDTFDLDMDFSKTKKKKKKKKDLDELVAEEERKETEDKEIIGIVEETNLWVGSDRDYTYDELLVRVFNIMREKNPDMVAGKKQKFVMRPPQVVRIGTKKTSFANFAEICRTLHRQPKHLLDFLLAELGTSGSVDGNSQLIIKGRFQQKQIENVLRRYIKEYVTCHTCRSPDTILQKDTRLFFLQCETCGSRCSVASIKSGFQAVTGKRAAIRAKTA
- the LOC143178306 gene encoding putative malate dehydrogenase 1B is translated as MSEERCVIVIAGLLEDRTFNHIRYVAESLATILPNFHFRSVCKNSAQWKSWLQKTCKMYGWDHTRSPLIWKEIGISRAKVTYIGGGHQFWELLRQYYNIESHLSEEELDALQKDLLYAYEVNELKSISSCITEKYRRILVLGAGRSMCFDLIPQLIMLKELWLTHGTVINLYDEPGCYFKLKRIFKDAKAIGGGLNAVNILEDVSEGLKDCDILIHLDSLSREDHEGTDSWLQRNYTSIEELSTQINQYAPSHMKVIFCSMGLVCFYVNIMHELVKKLPKTNIIAVSSHYGLELIYAFVNSLGLTLRNFGCPPVWGYLGINQFVDVHHMIQKHDIYQLNKRALKANENALPLAIQRSELRWFFYMAHDKNPYKDHFRRKALSQYQVGRSEDFQTCRAICDLLKLWYTEHGNIGDEIISLGIASDGSFGIPKGVVFSQPVYLKVLKDQSRIWVPFTDFPMPNMPIPIFQNFIETAVMINNKISELRDQK